The genomic window GCCACCTGGTCCGACACGGGCAACCCGGTGTGTTGGATGGCGAGCAGGCCTATCATGACGCTCGGAAGGTTGTTCATGACGCAGGACAGGCACGCCGCGAGCACTCCCATGGCGATCACGCCCCAAAACAGCTGACGGTGCGATGTGGCGACGAGAAGGCTCGTGAGCCAATGGGTGAGGTGCGCGCGTTCGAGCCCGTACACCACGAGGTACATCCCCATGGAAAACACGACGATCGACCACGGCGCCTCGCGCACGACGCGCCGTGGATCGGCCGTCTGCGTGCGCCATCCGGCGATGAGAAACGCGATCGCAATGGCGCCTTCCACGGCCGACACGGGGATGTGCGCGATCTCACTGCCCACGTAACCAGCGGTCATGATGACGAGCATGATCCAGGAAAAGCGAAACATCGCCCGATCGCGAATCGCGCTCTCAGGGCTTGGCAAGGCGCTGACGTCGTAGGAAGCCGGGATCGAGCGGCGGAAGTAGAGGTAGGTCACGCCGAGGCTCACGGCAAACGAAATCAGGTCAGGTACGACCATGCGAACGGCGTAACGGATGAAGCCGAGATGATAGTAATCCGCCGAGATGATGTTGACGAGGTTGCTGACGACGAGCGGGATGGACGTGGAATCGGCAATGAAGCCGCCTGCGAGGAGGAAGGGGATCATCTGCGATGTGGAAAATTGCAGGCGCTTGATTTTTTCGAGCACGATGGGCGTGAGAATGAGCGCAGCCCCATCGTTCGAGAAGAATGCAGACACCACGCAGCCGAGCGACAGGATGAGCGCAAACGCGAGCCGGCCCCTGCCGCGCGCTCGATGGGCGATGGTGAGCGCAGCCCACTCGAAAAACCCCGAGGCGTCGAGCACGCTGGACACGATGAGAATCCCTACGAAGGTGAGCGTCGCGTCCCAGACGATGTTCCACACGGTCCAGACGTCATGAAGACGCACCACCCCCGCGGCGAGGGCCAGGAGGGCGCCGAAAAGCGCGCTCCAGCCCACCGGCAACCCCCACGGGCGCCACACGACGAGGACGAGCGTAGCCACGAAAATCGCAAGCGCCACGAAAGCCACCTGTATCTGTCATCTCCTTAGCGAGCGTTTTCAGGACTCGGCGCGTGACCGTACGTCGGCACCGGCCCGAGCGCAGGCGCCGCCCATCGGCAGGCGTTGACCAACACTCGCTGGATGTTGGCATCGTGGTAGGTGGGGTACGTCTCATGGCCTGGCCGAAAATAAAAGATTTTCCCGCGCCCCCGGCGAAATGTGACGCCCGAGCGAAACACGTCCCCGCCGGAAAACCAGGACAAGAATACGATCTCGTCCGGCGTGGGAATGTCGAAATGCTCCCCGTACGTCTCCTCCTTCGGAAGCTCAAAGTACGGCGGGAGCCCCTCCGCGATAGGATGCGTGGGATCGACCACAAACAGCCGCTCTTTTTCGTCCTCTTCCCGCCACCGCAAATCACACGAGGTGCCCATCAGGCGCTTGAACACTTTCGAGAAATGCCCGGAATGAAGCACCACAAGCCCCATGCCGGCATGAACGCGGCGGACGACGCGCTCGACCGTCTGATCCTCCACTTCGTCGTGCGCCACATGGCCCCACCAGACGAGCACGTCGGTCTCGTCTAACAAAGCCGCTGGCAGTCCCTGTTCCGATTGATCCAGCGTTGCGGAGCGAACCTGCATGCCTGCGCTCGAGAGCGGTTTCGCAAGTGCCGCGTGAATGCCATCCGGATAAATGCTTCGGACCGCTTCATCACGTTGTTCATGCCGAAATTCATTCCAAATCGTCACTCGAATGCTGTTCAACGGAAGCCCTCCCTCGAATCATGCCCACCCCATGATACCGAAAGCGCGATCCCGCGACAAATCCATCGATTTCCACACCATAGAAGAACACAAAGGGCAGCCGGCCTGTGCCTGCTGCCCTTTGCGCGTTTACTTCATCTCTCTGACCCGGCGTCTCCCTCACTCGGCTTGGTCAACGACGCGATCAAAAACACAATGCCAAACACCAAACAGACGACGCCCCACCACAAGTCGATGTTCGTGTGCAAACTCGG from Alicyclobacillus vulcanalis includes these protein-coding regions:
- a CDS encoding ThuA domain-containing protein produces the protein MNSIRVTIWNEFRHEQRDEAVRSIYPDGIHAALAKPLSSAGMQVRSATLDQSEQGLPAALLDETDVLVWWGHVAHDEVEDQTVERVVRRVHAGMGLVVLHSGHFSKVFKRLMGTSCDLRWREEDEKERLFVVDPTHPIAEGLPPYFELPKEETYGEHFDIPTPDEIVFLSWFSGGDVFRSGVTFRRGRGKIFYFRPGHETYPTYHDANIQRVLVNACRWAAPALGPVPTYGHAPSPENAR
- a CDS encoding arsenic transporter; translation: MAFVALAIFVATLVLVVWRPWGLPVGWSALFGALLALAAGVVRLHDVWTVWNIVWDATLTFVGILIVSSVLDASGFFEWAALTIAHRARGRGRLAFALILSLGCVVSAFFSNDGAALILTPIVLEKIKRLQFSTSQMIPFLLAGGFIADSTSIPLVVSNLVNIISADYYHLGFIRYAVRMVVPDLISFAVSLGVTYLYFRRSIPASYDVSALPSPESAIRDRAMFRFSWIMLVIMTAGYVGSEIAHIPVSAVEGAIAIAFLIAGWRTQTADPRRVVREAPWSIVVFSMGMYLVVYGLERAHLTHWLTSLLVATSHRQLFWGVIAMGVLAACLSCVMNNLPSVMIGLLAIQHTGLPVSDQVALALANVVGCDLGPKMTPIGSLATLLWLHVLESRGVRITVSAFTKAGLAFTWPTLLSVLASMYGWLWLVRHLS